One region of Exiguobacterium acetylicum genomic DNA includes:
- the hisA gene encoding 1-(5-phosphoribosyl)-5-[(5-phosphoribosylamino)methylideneamino]imidazole-4-carboxamide isomerase, translating into MQLYPAIDLMSGQAVRLKQGDFDQQTFFGDALTIAKRFKEDGATAIHLIDLDGAKAGEPLHLNLIADIKKETGLFVEAGGGVRNIETVEAYVGAGIDRILVGTVALEDEALLEQMIALAGDKLAVALDAKEGIVQTRGWLEASGWTLEEAMTHLIGKGIKTFLYTDISRDGMMMGPDVDGLDRLKREGVELIASGGVTTVDDVARLKEIGMDGAVVGRALLDGSLALKEVLRVC; encoded by the coding sequence ATGCAACTCTACCCAGCAATCGATTTAATGAGCGGACAGGCGGTACGCCTGAAGCAAGGAGATTTTGACCAACAGACATTCTTCGGTGATGCGTTGACGATCGCGAAGCGCTTCAAGGAAGATGGGGCGACAGCGATTCACTTGATCGATCTTGACGGTGCAAAAGCCGGCGAACCGCTGCACTTGAACTTGATCGCCGACATCAAAAAGGAGACCGGGTTGTTCGTTGAAGCTGGTGGTGGTGTCCGTAACATCGAGACGGTCGAAGCATACGTCGGTGCCGGGATCGACCGGATTCTCGTCGGCACGGTCGCTCTTGAAGACGAAGCGTTACTTGAGCAGATGATCGCTCTCGCTGGTGATAAACTGGCTGTTGCGTTAGATGCAAAAGAAGGCATCGTTCAGACACGCGGCTGGCTCGAAGCGAGCGGTTGGACGCTCGAAGAAGCGATGACGCACTTGATCGGCAAAGGAATCAAGACGTTCCTGTATACAGACATTTCGCGTGACGGAATGATGATGGGACCGGACGTTGATGGACTCGACCGGTTGAAGCGGGAAGGGGTCGAATTGATTGCTTCCGGTGGTGTGACGACGGTCGATGACGTCGCGCGCCTCAAAGAGATCGGGATGGACGGAGCGGTCGTCGGTCGGGCGTTGCTCGACGGATCACTCGCCTTAAAAGAGGTGTTACGCGTATGTTGA
- a CDS encoding proline dehydrogenase family protein produces the protein MEKVLRDGFIFLSQNKTLNGLAKRYGLKFGASRFVAGDSLEASKRAIQELNAKGLCVTMDHLGEFISTVAEAEMMTQECIRAVEMIAEEKLDSQLSLKLTSLGLDISDDLIRSNMERILTRAKELGVFVTIDMEDEPRCEKTIQLFEELRQSFDNIGTVIQSYLYRSEDDIKRVGRFETNLRIVKGAYKEPATVAFPEKEDVDHNYIKLVKLQLSLGNYAAVATHDDAMIEQVIRHAKENGIEKDQFEFQMLFGIRVERQLELVKQGYKVRVYVPYGRDWYGYFMRRLAERPANVAFVLKGMVKG, from the coding sequence ATGGAAAAAGTACTACGGGATGGTTTTATCTTCTTATCGCAAAACAAGACATTGAACGGTCTCGCCAAGCGATACGGGCTTAAATTCGGAGCAAGTCGCTTCGTGGCAGGGGATTCATTGGAAGCATCGAAACGGGCGATCCAGGAATTGAACGCAAAAGGGTTATGCGTCACGATGGACCATTTAGGGGAGTTCATCTCGACGGTAGCGGAAGCAGAGATGATGACACAAGAATGTATTCGTGCGGTTGAGATGATTGCGGAAGAAAAATTAGACTCGCAACTCTCGTTGAAACTGACATCACTCGGACTCGATATCTCGGACGACTTGATCCGCTCGAACATGGAACGGATCTTAACACGGGCAAAAGAACTCGGTGTCTTCGTCACGATCGATATGGAAGATGAGCCACGTTGTGAAAAGACGATTCAATTGTTTGAAGAATTGCGCCAATCTTTCGATAACATCGGAACAGTCATCCAGTCGTATCTTTACCGGTCGGAAGATGACATCAAACGTGTCGGACGCTTCGAGACGAATCTCCGGATTGTCAAAGGGGCTTACAAAGAGCCGGCAACGGTGGCGTTCCCAGAGAAGGAAGACGTCGACCACAACTACATCAAGCTCGTGAAGTTACAATTATCACTCGGAAACTATGCTGCCGTCGCAACGCATGACGATGCGATGATCGAGCAAGTCATCCGTCACGCTAAAGAAAACGGGATCGAAAAAGACCAGTTCGAATTCCAGATGTTATTCGGTATCCGGGTCGAGCGTCAACTCGAACTCGTCAAGCAAGGCTATAAAGTCCGTGTCTACGTTCCTTATGGCCGTGACTGGTACGGTTACTTCATGCGCCGCTTAGCAGAACGACCGGCAAACGTTGCCTTCGTTCTCAAAGGAATGGTCAAAGGATAA
- the hisH gene encoding imidazole glycerol phosphate synthase subunit HisH, translating into MIAIVDYGVGNIANIERVLKQLGEAVIVTNDAELLEQAEALVLPGVGAYAPAMERLKETGLVDFLKEQAEKKPFLGICLGMQLLFESSDEDGLTEGLGILPGTIEKLPNDVRLPHMGWHQLTNHGEAVYFVHSYGAVCDPEWIVDSVEYGRLVPAIVQKGQVTGMQFHPEKSGEVGLKLLKEWRETTCNSTQQSI; encoded by the coding sequence ATGATAGCAATCGTCGATTATGGCGTCGGAAATATCGCAAACATTGAGCGGGTATTAAAACAGCTCGGTGAGGCAGTCATCGTCACGAATGATGCTGAACTATTGGAGCAAGCAGAAGCACTCGTCTTACCGGGTGTCGGTGCCTATGCCCCGGCAATGGAGCGCCTGAAGGAGACAGGACTGGTCGACTTCTTAAAAGAACAAGCCGAAAAGAAACCGTTCCTCGGAATTTGTCTCGGGATGCAACTGCTCTTTGAATCAAGTGACGAAGATGGACTGACGGAAGGTCTCGGGATTTTACCGGGAACGATTGAAAAATTACCGAATGACGTCCGCTTGCCACACATGGGTTGGCACCAGCTGACGAACCACGGCGAAGCCGTCTATTTCGTCCACTCGTACGGTGCCGTCTGTGACCCAGAATGGATCGTCGACTCGGTCGAATACGGACGCCTCGTCCCAGCAATCGTTCAAAAAGGACAAGTCACCGGGATGCAGTTCCACCCAGAAAAGAGTGGCGAAGTCGGATTGAAACTACTTAAGGAATGGAGAGAGACGACATGCAACTCTACCCAGCAATCGATTTAA
- a CDS encoding class I SAM-dependent methyltransferase, which yields MSQTEHVWNQKAADWADRADDMWTNGSRKTVLPFLRKTITGGRLLDLGCGDGAACRLLTPDFQTVGLDVSDEMIRIAREKSPEQTFIVGTGEALPFADHAFDVVLAVNSLEWSTRPVQVLQEIERVAPLVVVSLLGPTAAPRQLAYRRLYGEEVAMGNTMMPWELLQLAKERGWTLLDEAVIQKEGAVMTGHRLLDQAHAFSCLFAFQTTAVRER from the coding sequence ATGAGTCAAACCGAGCATGTATGGAATCAAAAAGCCGCCGACTGGGCGGATCGCGCTGACGATATGTGGACGAACGGCAGTCGGAAAACCGTTTTGCCGTTCTTACGAAAAACAATCACCGGTGGTCGTTTGCTTGATCTCGGTTGCGGTGATGGGGCAGCCTGTCGCTTACTGACACCGGACTTCCAGACAGTCGGACTTGATGTTTCAGATGAGATGATTCGGATTGCCCGTGAGAAGTCACCCGAGCAGACTTTCATTGTCGGTACGGGGGAAGCATTGCCGTTCGCCGATCATGCGTTTGATGTCGTCCTCGCCGTCAACTCACTTGAATGGTCGACACGTCCCGTTCAAGTGCTGCAAGAAATCGAACGCGTCGCCCCGCTTGTCGTCGTCAGTCTACTCGGTCCGACAGCCGCTCCGCGGCAACTTGCTTACCGTCGTCTCTACGGTGAGGAAGTCGCAATGGGGAATACGATGATGCCGTGGGAACTGTTGCAGCTGGCGAAAGAACGCGGTTGGACGTTACTCGATGAAGCGGTCATCCAAAAGGAAGGAGCCGTCATGACAGGGCATCGGTTACTGGATCAAGCCCATGCTTTCTCGTGTTTGTTTGCTTTTCAGACGACAGCTGTGAGGGAGAGATAA
- a CDS encoding TVP38/TMEM64 family protein — MKKLRLRDWLPLTLYFMFGLGLLLYFRMSGMLEQFDIQALSDWVRDQGLTGMLLYVLAYTIRPLVFFPASLLTVFGGYTYGPWLGTLLDVIGAGTGGLLSFWIARLLGRRGVEKLIGKGKLNVLDERIATNGFLVVLIVRLIPLFPFDAISYASGLSKIRFKQFAIANYIGIIPGAFVYNNIGSSLRDPFSWQFFVAIGLYVLFFAVGLVAQRILKNKRNKERM; from the coding sequence ATGAAGAAATTACGGCTCCGGGACTGGCTCCCGCTTACGCTGTATTTTATGTTTGGTCTTGGGTTGCTCCTGTACTTCCGGATGTCTGGAATGCTGGAGCAATTCGACATTCAGGCATTATCGGATTGGGTACGGGATCAAGGTCTCACCGGGATGTTGCTTTACGTACTCGCTTACACCATTCGACCACTCGTTTTTTTCCCGGCGAGTCTGTTGACCGTCTTTGGCGGTTACACGTACGGTCCATGGCTCGGAACGCTACTCGACGTCATTGGTGCCGGCACCGGCGGTTTACTCAGCTTTTGGATCGCCCGGTTGCTCGGTCGCCGTGGCGTCGAGAAATTGATCGGGAAAGGGAAGCTGAACGTGCTCGACGAACGGATTGCGACGAACGGTTTCCTCGTCGTCTTGATCGTCCGATTGATTCCATTGTTTCCATTTGACGCGATCAGCTATGCGTCCGGATTGTCAAAAATCCGCTTTAAACAGTTCGCCATCGCCAACTACATCGGGATCATTCCCGGTGCGTTCGTTTACAACAATATCGGCTCAAGCCTGCGTGATCCGTTCTCCTGGCAATTTTTCGTTGCCATCGGACTGTACGTCCTATTCTTTGCCGTAGGACTTGTTGCTCAACGGATTCTCAAAAATAAACGAAATAAAGAGCGTATGTAA
- a CDS encoding 3-hydroxyacyl-CoA dehydrogenase/enoyl-CoA hydratase family protein produces MASQIGQPTTIQLTKHIQFAVIIGSGVMGAGIAAHLANAGIRTLMLDIVPKELTAQEEKQGLTLSDPRVRSRIARDNREKLLKQNPAPLASKKLIDFIEVGNLEDDLERLKEADWIVEVVVERLDVKQQLFKTIEPFIREDAIVSSNTSGISIEAMREGRSESFNRRFLGTHFFNPPRYLKLLELIPTSDTDPSVVDFMKQFAEERLGKGVVIAKDTPNFIGNRIGTYGLLVTMDEMKKGGYSIGEVDSVTGPLLGRPGSATFRTLDVVGIDTFVHVANNVYDLLPEGEEKETFAVPAEMRRLVEQGALGAKTGQGFYKKVGKQILELDLETFEYVEKRALTEPSIGQAKALPGAKNKLKAVVFAQDRVGTLLWPIHAKTLLYSAQLTGEIADDIKAIDEAMKWGFGWKMGPFETWDALGVEKTVAKMKQDGYEVPAWVEEMLEAGKTSFYDASGRHYDATTQDYVGATVNPKEIRLRDVRKSNGVLLENNGARLLDIGDDVAVLEFTSKSNAIGVDIMQMIEQSVDLVEKNHRGLVIANDGKNFCVGANLAMMLMEAEDENWFELDWIINKFQQSIQKIRYASRPIVAAPQGMTLGGGTEISLPAARLQAGLETYMGLVEVGVGLIPGGGGNVNTYRRLLENTPDGLVNIEKAAQKTFENVAMAKVSKSAFEARELGYVRSVDQISMNRDHLTYDAKQLVLELDRSGYTAPAKAKIPVVGRAGKATLELATREMFYGGYISEHDLKIASKLAHVIAGGNVAFGSHVDEQYMLDIEREAFLSLIGEMKTQQRMQHMLVKGKPLRN; encoded by the coding sequence ATGGCGAGTCAAATCGGTCAGCCGACCACAATCCAGTTGACGAAACACATCCAATTCGCCGTCATCATCGGTTCAGGGGTGATGGGTGCGGGCATCGCGGCACATCTTGCGAATGCTGGCATACGGACATTGATGCTTGATATCGTACCAAAAGAACTTACGGCACAAGAAGAGAAGCAGGGTTTGACGCTGAGTGATCCGCGCGTCCGCTCCCGCATCGCGCGCGATAATCGCGAAAAGCTCTTGAAACAAAACCCAGCACCACTCGCGTCGAAAAAATTGATCGACTTCATCGAGGTCGGAAACTTAGAAGACGACTTAGAGCGTCTGAAAGAAGCAGACTGGATCGTTGAAGTCGTCGTCGAACGACTCGATGTTAAACAACAATTGTTTAAAACGATCGAACCGTTTATTCGGGAAGACGCGATCGTCAGCTCGAATACATCGGGCATCTCGATCGAAGCGATGCGCGAAGGACGCTCGGAATCATTTAACCGTCGTTTCCTCGGGACACACTTCTTTAACCCACCACGTTATCTGAAGTTACTCGAGTTGATTCCAACGTCAGACACGGATCCGAGTGTCGTCGACTTCATGAAACAATTCGCAGAAGAACGACTCGGGAAAGGCGTCGTCATTGCGAAGGATACACCGAACTTCATCGGTAACCGGATCGGGACATACGGTCTCCTCGTGACGATGGATGAGATGAAAAAAGGTGGCTATTCGATCGGGGAGGTCGATTCGGTCACAGGTCCACTGCTTGGTCGCCCAGGGTCAGCAACATTCCGGACACTCGACGTCGTCGGCATCGACACGTTCGTCCATGTTGCGAACAACGTCTATGACTTGTTGCCAGAAGGCGAAGAGAAGGAGACGTTCGCGGTCCCGGCTGAGATGCGTCGCCTTGTCGAACAAGGAGCGCTTGGTGCGAAGACGGGTCAAGGGTTCTATAAGAAAGTCGGAAAACAGATCCTTGAACTTGATCTCGAGACATTTGAGTATGTTGAAAAGAGAGCGCTTACTGAACCGTCGATCGGACAAGCTAAAGCACTTCCGGGCGCAAAAAACAAACTGAAAGCCGTCGTCTTCGCACAAGATCGTGTCGGTACCTTACTCTGGCCGATCCACGCGAAAACATTGCTCTACTCGGCTCAGCTGACAGGTGAGATTGCAGACGACATCAAAGCGATCGACGAAGCAATGAAATGGGGCTTCGGCTGGAAGATGGGACCGTTCGAGACATGGGACGCACTTGGCGTCGAGAAAACGGTCGCGAAGATGAAACAAGACGGTTACGAAGTACCGGCATGGGTCGAAGAGATGCTCGAAGCAGGAAAAACGAGCTTCTATGATGCGTCCGGTCGTCATTATGACGCAACGACACAAGACTACGTCGGAGCAACGGTCAATCCGAAGGAAATCCGCCTCCGTGATGTCCGGAAGTCAAACGGTGTTCTCCTTGAGAACAATGGAGCACGCTTGCTTGATATCGGTGACGATGTCGCGGTCCTCGAGTTCACTTCGAAGAGCAATGCGATCGGTGTCGACATCATGCAGATGATCGAACAGTCGGTCGATCTCGTTGAGAAAAACCACCGTGGTCTCGTCATCGCGAACGATGGCAAGAACTTCTGTGTCGGTGCGAACCTAGCGATGATGCTGATGGAAGCGGAAGATGAGAACTGGTTCGAGCTCGACTGGATCATCAACAAGTTCCAACAATCGATTCAAAAGATTCGTTATGCATCACGTCCGATCGTCGCTGCACCACAAGGAATGACGCTTGGTGGCGGTACGGAAATCTCGCTTCCGGCAGCTCGTCTGCAAGCCGGGCTTGAAACGTACATGGGTCTCGTCGAAGTCGGTGTCGGTCTGATTCCGGGAGGCGGCGGAAACGTCAACACGTATCGTCGACTGTTAGAAAACACACCGGACGGACTCGTCAATATCGAAAAAGCAGCACAAAAGACGTTCGAAAACGTCGCAATGGCAAAAGTCTCAAAATCAGCCTTTGAAGCACGCGAACTCGGATATGTCCGCTCCGTTGATCAGATCTCGATGAACCGGGATCACTTGACGTATGATGCGAAACAACTCGTCCTTGAACTGGACCGGTCCGGCTACACGGCACCGGCGAAAGCGAAGATTCCAGTCGTCGGTCGTGCTGGGAAAGCGACGCTTGAACTCGCGACACGCGAAATGTTCTACGGCGGCTATATCTCGGAACACGATTTGAAAATCGCTAGTAAACTCGCACACGTCATCGCCGGTGGAAACGTCGCCTTCGGTAGCCACGTCGATGAACAATATATGCTCGATATCGAACGGGAAGCATTCTTGAGCCTGATCGGTGAGATGAAGACACAACAACGGATGCAGCACATGCTCGTCAAAGGCAAGCCGCTTCGTAACTGA
- a CDS encoding DUF2785 domain-containing protein, producing the protein MRTEQEFKELLQQDTSATPALLDELLLHIGSTDSELRDGLIYPQLATYIASESFTIEDTNRIFDFILSGHGLMYRMGTADTTAVLTRSFSALALAELLVMDKTRHLLTQSQLDRLSTYLQTYLEQEKDVRGFIDGMGWAHSMAHIADVYAVWFTHPASGPQEELGAIDAMIRQLTRSDYLYVDEEADRMVTALLQACHHGLSEDVLLQRIEKIIQEWLVSDVTWGDAEWTTYRNVKQMLQTLYFRLKWEERSDIVLIEEWLRQVHQRTHGG; encoded by the coding sequence GTGCGAACAGAACAAGAATTCAAGGAACTGCTACAACAAGACACGAGTGCAACGCCTGCATTACTCGATGAGTTACTTCTACATATCGGTTCGACAGATTCTGAGTTACGAGATGGATTGATCTATCCGCAGTTAGCGACCTATATCGCATCAGAGTCATTTACGATAGAAGACACCAATCGAATTTTCGATTTTATTTTAAGCGGGCATGGATTGATGTATAGAATGGGAACAGCAGACACAACAGCTGTTCTGACGCGATCGTTTTCAGCATTAGCACTCGCTGAATTGTTAGTGATGGACAAAACCCGACACTTATTGACGCAAAGTCAGTTGGATCGGCTGTCCACTTACTTACAAACCTATTTGGAGCAAGAAAAGGATGTCCGTGGATTCATTGACGGAATGGGGTGGGCACACAGCATGGCACATATCGCCGATGTCTATGCGGTTTGGTTTACGCACCCAGCGAGTGGTCCACAGGAGGAGCTCGGAGCGATTGATGCGATGATTCGTCAGTTGACGCGGTCCGATTATCTCTATGTCGATGAGGAAGCAGACCGGATGGTGACGGCATTGTTGCAAGCTTGTCACCATGGACTGTCGGAAGATGTCCTATTACAACGAATCGAAAAGATCATTCAGGAGTGGTTAGTGAGTGACGTGACATGGGGAGATGCGGAGTGGACGACGTATCGTAATGTCAAACAGATGCTACAGACACTCTATTTTCGACTGAAATGGGAAGAGCGATCGGATATCGTCTTAATTGAAGAGTGGTTGCGACAGGTACATCAGCGAACGCATGGAGGATAA
- the trhA gene encoding PAQR family membrane homeostasis protein TrhA — MEELLAKGDSLKEEIASAITHGLGVIFSIVALVMLILQATKSGSAWNVTAVSIFGATMILLYLFSTLMHSLMHTKANKVLQILDHAGIYLLIAGSYTPFALITLRGPLGWTLLGIVWGVGTLGIIWKLYSTGKYVWISNASYLILGWCCLFAIKPIYEALGFQGFLLLLGGGLAYSLGVIFYVWARLPYNHAIWHLFVLAGSVLIFLSIFYYVAPATMS, encoded by the coding sequence ATCGAAGAGCTGCTCGCAAAAGGCGATTCCTTGAAAGAGGAGATCGCCAGTGCCATTACACATGGTCTCGGTGTTATTTTCAGTATCGTCGCGCTCGTGATGCTGATTCTGCAGGCGACGAAATCCGGCAGTGCTTGGAACGTCACGGCTGTCAGTATCTTCGGGGCAACGATGATTCTCCTTTATCTGTTCTCGACCTTGATGCATTCGCTGATGCATACGAAAGCGAATAAGGTCTTGCAAATTTTAGATCACGCCGGTATCTATCTCTTGATTGCTGGTAGTTATACACCGTTCGCTTTGATCACACTCCGTGGTCCGCTCGGCTGGACATTGCTCGGTATCGTCTGGGGTGTCGGGACGCTCGGCATCATCTGGAAGCTCTATTCGACCGGTAAATACGTCTGGATTTCGAATGCGTCTTATCTGATTCTTGGCTGGTGTTGTCTGTTTGCAATCAAGCCGATCTATGAAGCGCTCGGATTCCAAGGATTCTTACTGCTCCTCGGTGGTGGCCTTGCGTATTCGCTCGGCGTCATCTTCTACGTCTGGGCACGCTTGCCGTATAACCACGCGATTTGGCATCTGTTCGTCCTTGCGGGCAGTGTCCTGATTTTCCTCTCGATTTTCTACTATGTTGCTCCGGCGACAATGTCATGA
- the hisF gene encoding imidazole glycerol phosphate synthase subunit HisF yields the protein MLMKRIIPCLDVKEGRVVKGVKFQNLRDLGDPVAVAKYYYEQGADELVLLDISATQEGRETMLDIVERVAEVIYMPFTVGGGIKTIEDAKRLIRAGADKVSLNSSALQNPQLIQEVSRLFGVQATVVAIDAKQTGDSWGVFSHGGTQPVGRDAIEWAQEAVALGAGELLVTSMDADGTKDGYDLALIRRLREVVNVPIIASGGVGTLDHLAEGLEAGADAALAASIFHEATYTMPETKAYLKERGVEVR from the coding sequence ATGTTGATGAAACGAATCATTCCCTGTCTTGACGTCAAGGAAGGGCGTGTCGTCAAAGGCGTCAAATTCCAGAATCTACGTGATCTCGGTGACCCGGTTGCCGTCGCAAAGTATTATTACGAACAAGGGGCGGACGAACTCGTCCTGCTCGATATCTCAGCAACGCAAGAAGGACGCGAGACGATGCTTGATATCGTCGAACGCGTTGCAGAAGTCATCTACATGCCATTTACGGTCGGTGGCGGAATCAAGACGATCGAAGACGCGAAACGCTTGATTCGTGCCGGTGCTGACAAAGTCTCACTCAACTCGTCGGCGCTTCAAAATCCACAACTGATTCAAGAAGTCAGCCGCCTGTTCGGTGTCCAAGCGACAGTCGTCGCGATCGATGCGAAACAGACCGGCGACTCATGGGGTGTCTTCTCACACGGTGGCACACAACCCGTCGGACGTGACGCGATCGAGTGGGCACAGGAAGCCGTTGCGCTTGGTGCTGGCGAATTACTCGTCACGTCGATGGACGCTGACGGCACGAAGGACGGCTATGATCTCGCCTTGATCCGTCGTCTGCGTGAAGTCGTCAACGTACCGATCATCGCTTCCGGTGGGGTCGGAACACTCGATCATTTAGCAGAAGGACTAGAGGCAGGCGCTGATGCGGCTCTTGCTGCTTCGATCTTCCATGAAGCAACGTACACGATGCCGGAAACGAAAGCCTACCTCAAAGAACGAGGAGTCGAAGTCCGATGA
- the hisB gene encoding imidazoleglycerol-phosphate dehydratase HisB has product MRRGASERVSAESDIKVEVDLAGGPVEIKTGVGFFDHMLTLFAFQARIGLKVTAKGDTWIDAHHTVEDTAIVLGAALTEALGDKAGIERYGESRVPMDETLASVVLDFSGRPFTVFRASFKNPKLGDFDTELAEEFFQGLSRSARMTIHAEVLYGSNTHHMIEGLFKALGRAVRQAIAVTSEGVPSTKGLIDQ; this is encoded by the coding sequence ATGCGGCGTGGCGCAAGCGAACGAGTAAGTGCAGAGTCAGACATCAAGGTCGAGGTCGATCTCGCAGGAGGTCCGGTTGAGATTAAGACGGGTGTCGGCTTCTTTGATCATATGTTGACGTTATTCGCCTTCCAGGCCCGGATCGGTCTGAAGGTGACCGCAAAAGGTGATACGTGGATCGATGCCCATCACACGGTCGAAGATACCGCGATCGTTCTCGGGGCAGCGTTGACGGAAGCGCTCGGCGATAAAGCCGGGATTGAACGCTACGGCGAATCGCGTGTGCCGATGGACGAGACCCTTGCGTCCGTCGTCCTTGATTTCAGCGGTCGTCCGTTCACGGTCTTCCGTGCTAGTTTCAAGAATCCGAAGCTCGGTGACTTTGATACGGAACTCGCAGAGGAGTTCTTCCAAGGCTTATCACGGAGTGCCCGGATGACGATTCATGCCGAAGTCTTATATGGTTCGAATACCCACCACATGATCGAAGGGTTGTTCAAAGCACTCGGTCGGGCTGTTCGTCAGGCCATTGCCGTGACGAGCGAAGGCGTACCGTCTACGAAAGGGTTGATTGATCAATGA
- a CDS encoding pyridoxal phosphate-dependent aminotransferase, with protein MRLHQNERFTTHSPVGIEAIQELIATFPLNEYPVEIIDQVKASYATYAGVRPTQLVAGNGSDELIGYLCARYGGPGMPVIASEPDFVMYQFYADRARAPFERVPLLDEMALDVEGLIAAPGEIIFLSHPHNPSGVLRKEADIRRLLDSGKYVVIDEAYIDFALEQSMLHLLEEYPKAIILRTLSKAFGLASLRLGFVIASEQIIEEIEQIKSPYNVSGLSAAVGIAIMAEPELDRVLEETYASREAIERILAPIGKTYPSAANFVYVEYPEAERFTQRCADAGLRIRLFNQAFRVSCGSPEAMQVLETCVEEELRCGVAQANE; from the coding sequence ATGCGATTACACCAAAACGAACGATTCACGACCCATAGTCCAGTCGGGATCGAAGCGATCCAGGAATTGATCGCAACGTTCCCTTTAAATGAATATCCTGTCGAAATCATCGATCAAGTCAAGGCATCATACGCGACGTACGCCGGTGTCCGTCCGACGCAACTCGTCGCCGGAAACGGCTCGGATGAGTTGATCGGCTACTTATGTGCCCGCTACGGCGGACCCGGGATGCCAGTCATCGCCTCGGAACCGGACTTCGTCATGTATCAGTTCTACGCTGACCGGGCACGGGCACCGTTTGAACGCGTGCCGTTACTTGACGAAATGGCGCTTGACGTCGAGGGATTGATCGCAGCTCCGGGTGAGATCATCTTCTTGAGTCACCCGCACAATCCGTCCGGTGTCCTCCGCAAGGAAGCGGACATCCGGCGCTTGCTCGACAGTGGCAAATACGTCGTCATCGATGAGGCCTATATCGACTTCGCGCTCGAACAGTCGATGCTTCACTTACTCGAAGAATATCCGAAAGCAATCATCTTACGGACGCTCTCGAAAGCGTTCGGGCTCGCATCGCTTCGACTTGGTTTTGTCATCGCGAGCGAACAAATCATCGAAGAAATCGAACAGATTAAATCACCATACAACGTCTCTGGTCTATCAGCAGCTGTCGGTATCGCCATCATGGCAGAACCGGAACTCGATCGGGTCTTAGAAGAAACGTATGCGAGCCGCGAAGCGATCGAACGGATTCTCGCCCCAATCGGCAAGACGTATCCAAGTGCAGCGAACTTCGTCTACGTCGAGTATCCGGAAGCCGAACGCTTTACGCAACGTTGTGCTGACGCCGGATTACGGATCCGCTTGTTTAACCAAGCATTCCGTGTCAGTTGTGGATCACCAGAAGCAATGCAAGTATTAGAAACGTGTGTAGAGGAGGAATTACGATGCGGCGTGGCGCAAGCGAACGAGTAA